A segment of the Streptomyces sp. NBC_01235 genome:
CGCCGCTCTGCGCCTCGGCCAGCCACATGCGGAACGGATGCTGGTCCATCCGCAGGTGATATCGCACGGCCTTCTCCGAGCCCGCAGGCTCGACCGCGAGGCCTATCACTGTCCGGGCGTACTCCGCCCACGCTGTCGAGTCGGGCGTGCCGATACCCACGTAGCCAAGGCTCTGGATCGTCATGGCGAAGACGGTATTTGTTAGACCCTTGACGGTCAAGGGTCATACGAATACGTTGACGCCCATCGAGCCGAGGAGGTCTCAGTGCCCGAGAAAGCCCGTGTGCGGCCCGTCGACGAGGCCGATCTACAGGAGAAGACGCTCGCGTCACTGGCGCCGTACCGCGACCAGGACGGCCGCGTCTACACCATCTGGGCCACCCTGGCGCACCACGAGGACGCGCTGCGCCGCTTCCTCGTCTTCAGTAACCACGTGCTCGGCAAGAACACCTTGCCGCTGACGTCCCGGGAGCTGATGATCCTGCGGATCGCCGCCCGCGCACAGGCGGGGTACGAGTGGGACCAGCACGTCAGGATCGCCCGCCGGGCGGGACTGGCCGACGAGACGATCCTCGCCGCCGCGACCGGCGCGTGGGACGGGCTCGACGAGTTCGACCAGGTCCTGCTCGCCGCCACGGACTCGCTCGTCGACTGCCAGGGCGTGGACGACGAACTGTGGAGCCGTCTGGAGTCGCACCTGGGCGTCGAGCAGGTCATCGACGTGCTCTACACCGTCGGCCAGTACCTCACCATCGCCACCGTGATCAACACGCTGGGCGTCCAGGCGGAAGGCGACCTCGCGCTACCCCTCCCCCGTCTCTCCGACCAGAAGGAAGTGCCCGCATGAAGCTCGCCAACCTTGCCGGCCGCCCCGTCGTCGTACGCGAGGACCGTGCGCTCGACATCGCGAACGCGAGCAAGGGAGCGATCGAACCGCGCCTGGAGGTGCTGTCCGACCTGTCCCTCCAGGACGAGCTGCGCACCCTCGCCGAACGTGCCGTGGAGGCGGACTGGCGAGAGTTCGACCCGCGTGAGCTGGGCCGTGTCGCCAAGCCGTACAAGGCCATCGGGGTGGCGCTCAACTACCGGGCGCACGCCGAGGAGTCGAACCTCCCCGTCCCCGACGAGCCGTCCGTGTTCGCCAAGTTCGCCTCGTCCGTGGTCGGCCCCTACGACGCGATCGTGGTGGAATCGCAGTACGACAAGGTG
Coding sequences within it:
- a CDS encoding carboxymuconolactone decarboxylase family protein, whose translation is MPEKARVRPVDEADLQEKTLASLAPYRDQDGRVYTIWATLAHHEDALRRFLVFSNHVLGKNTLPLTSRELMILRIAARAQAGYEWDQHVRIARRAGLADETILAAATGAWDGLDEFDQVLLAATDSLVDCQGVDDELWSRLESHLGVEQVIDVLYTVGQYLTIATVINTLGVQAEGDLALPLPRLSDQKEVPA